One window of the Camelina sativa cultivar DH55 chromosome 1, Cs, whole genome shotgun sequence genome contains the following:
- the LOC104762147 gene encoding uncharacterized protein LOC104762147 has product MSISSLGSAISRPSSSSYTYLGSSSRIFGLTTSSLLCKKKKSHHTKLKQKLCVRNSAQDIPQTLEEDSKFVPLDPQDPRFGPPVLLLLGLQLHEAQKIQELLKELDGEFMEIVCCTADMIPRSLWEAVNTKQPDLKRVKIAESLPRICFLSGLTGEEMMMFIDAFPETGLEAVVFAAMVPNSADKPISELIEEIMGDHELIMTRGGSS; this is encoded by the exons ATGTCGATCTCTTCGTTGGGGTCTGCAATCTCAAGgccttcatcatcttcatataCGTACTTAGGAAGCTCTTCTCGCATCTTTGGCCTCACTACGTCTTCTTTgttatgtaaaaagaaaaaatctcacCACACAAAGCTCAAGCAAAAGCTATGTGTTAGAAATTCAGCTCAAGATATTCCACAGACACTTGAGGAAGATTCGAAGTTTGTACCTTTGGATCCTCAAGATCCTCGCTTTGGCCCTCCA gTTCTGCTGTTGCTTGGCCTTCAACTTCATGAAGCGCAAAAG ATACAAGAGCTTCTAAAGGAGCTCGATGGCGAATTCATGGAG ATTGTCTGTTGTACAGCAGATATGATCCCGCGTTCATTGTGGGAAGCAGTTAACACAAAACAGCCTGACCTGAAGAGAGTGAAG ATCGCGGAGTCACTACCTCGAATCTGCTTCTTATCTGGTTTGACAggagaggagatgatgatgttcATTGATGCATTCCCAGAAACTG GGCTAGAAGCCGTTGTGTTTGCAGCTATGGTTCCGAACAGTGCTGATAAACCAATCTCTGAACTAATTGAAGAAATCATGGGAGATCATGAGTTAATAATG ACGAGGGGCGGGTCCAGCTGA
- the LOC104762233 gene encoding serine carboxypeptidase-like 49 — protein MEKLTFLSLLLHFVVFIASTFPSSSFLLNDRTFERSNLLSTRAEKLIRELNLFPQQDLNVIDVADSPLTAAEGSGIFERKLVFPNILADGGDTVEDLGHHAGYYKLPKSRGASMFYFFFESRKKKDAPVVIWLTGGPGCSSELAVFYENGPFKITNNMSLTWNEYGWDQVSNLLYVDQPVGTGFSFTTDKSDIRHDETGVSNDLYDFLQAFFTEHPKLAKNDFYITGESYAGHYIPAFASRVHKGNKANEGIHVNLKGFAIGNGLTDPAFQYPAYPDFALEMGLITQKEHDRLEKIVPLCQLSIKLCGTDGTTSCLASYLVCNALFSGVMSHAGGVNYYDIRKKCVGSLCYDFSNMEKFLNLKSVRKSLGVGDIDFVSCSTSVYQAMLRDWMRNLEVGIPQLLEDGINLLVYAGEYDLICNWLGNSRWVNAMDWSGKTNFGAAEAVPFMVDGKEAGSLKTYEQLSFLKVRDAGHMVPMDQPKAALAMLKRWMENSLIEDATIAAQGEELVAQM, from the exons atggagaaactAACTTTTCTCAGCCTTCTCTTGCATTTCGTCGTCTTCATCGCTTCGACGTTTCCGTCTTCATCGTTTCTGTTGAACGATCGCACCTTCGAGAGGTCAAACTTACTGTCAACGCGCGCCGAGAAGTTGATCCGGGAGCTAAACCTTTTCCCGCAGCAAGATCTGAATGTGATCGATGTCGCTGATTCGCCTCTCACTGCCGCTGAGGGATCCGGAATTTTTGAACGTAAGCTCGTATTCCCGAATATACTTGCCGATGGTGGTGATACTGTCGAGGATTTAGGTCATCATGCTGGTTATTACAAGCTCCCTAAATCTCGTGGCGCAAG CAtgttctacttcttcttcgagtCACGCAAAAAGAAGGATGCTCCTGTTGTGATTTGGTTGACTGGAGGGCCTGGATGTAGCAGTGAGCTGGCTGTGTTCTACGAGAATGGTCCTTTCAAGATTACTAATAACATGTCTCTTACTTGGAATGAGTATGGATGGGATCAG GTTTCCAATCTTCTGTATGTTGACCAGCCTGTTGGAACTGGTTTCAGCTTTACGACAGACAAAAGTGATATCCGTCATGACGAAACTGGAGTTAGCAATGATCTTTATGATTTTCTGCAG GCTTTCTTTACGGAGCACCCTAAGTTGGCAAAAAACGACTTTTACATTACTGGAGAGTCGTACGCTGGGCACTACATTCCAGCTTTTGCTTCCCGAGTTCATAAAGGAAACAAGGCTAATGAGGGAATTCATGTTAACCTGAAG GGATTTGCTATTGGAAATGGGCTTACAGATCCTGCATTCCAATATCCAGCCTATCCTGACTTTGCTTTGGAAATGGGTTTGATCACGCAAAAAGAGCATGATCGTTTAGAAAAGATTGTCCCACTGTGCCAACTATCAATCAAGCTTTGTG GAACTGATGGTACAACTTCTTGTTTGGCATCCTATCTTGTTTGCAATGCCTTGTTCAGTGGTGTAATGAGTCATGCTGGTGGAGTAAAC TATTATGACATCAGGAAGAAGTGTGTGGGGAGTCTGTGCTACGATTTCTCGAACATGGAGAAATTTTTGAATCTGAAATCTGTGAGGAAGTCGCTTGGTGTTGGGGACATAGACTTTGTCTCCTGCAGTACTTCAGTCTATCAGGCAATGCTTAGGGATTGGATGAGGAATCTCGAGGTTGGAATTCCCCAACTCTTGGAAGATGGAATCAATCTTCTTGTGTATGCTGGAGAATATGATCTTATCTGCAACTGGCTCG GTAACTCGAGGTGGGTGAATGCGATGGATTGGTCAGGGAAAACGAACTTTGGGGCAGCTGAAGCAGTTCCGTTTATGGTTGATGGCAAAGAAGCAGGCTCATTAAAGACTTACGAACAACTCAGTTTCCTTAAG GTGCGAGATGCAGGACACATGGTTCCAATGGACCAGCCAAAAGCTGCGTTGGCAATGCTGAAGCGATGGATGGAGAATTCGCTTATTGAAGATGCTACTATTGCTGCTCAGGGAGAAGAGCTGGTTGCTCAGATGTGA
- the LOC104762062 gene encoding U11/U12 small nuclear ribonucleoprotein 31 kDa protein-like, producing MKKKKVHHSDDEEDDTFYYRYSSVAAPPSSNPKQPSSSSSSAKSSAPSGGSGGLAPSKSTLYVSNLDFSLTNSDIHTLFSTFGKVARVTVLKDRHTRRSRGVAFVLYVSREDAAKAAGSMDGKILNGRKLTVSIAADNGRASEFIKKRVYKDKSRCYECGDEGHLSYECPRNQLGPRERPPPPKKRGRRKEEEGEAEEIRDWSAAPSSSLTVAEDVFEEDNWASVVDNEAGERLRMREAEEEEERRKKRKDKTASYFSDESDDED from the coding sequence atgaagaagaagaaggttcaccATAGCGACGATGAAGAGGACGACACTTTCTACTATCGCTACTCTTCCGTCGCAGCACCACCGTCTTCGAACCCTAAACaaccttcttcctcctcctcctccgccaaaTCATCAGCTCCCAGCGGCGGATCTGGCGGCTTAGCTCCTTCGAAATCAACACTCTACGTCTCCAATCTCGATTTCTCCCTAACCAATTCCGACATCCACACTCTCTTCTCCACCTTCGGCAAGGTCGCTCGTGTCACTGTTCTCAAGGATCGCCACACTCGCCGCTCACGTGGCGTAGCGTTCGTGCTCTACGTCTCTCGCGAAGACGCGGCTAAAGCAGCGGGTTCCATGGACGGGAAGATACTTAACGGCCGGAAACTAACGGTTTCGATCGCCGCAGATAACGGACGTGCGTCGGAGTTTATTAAGAAGAGAGTGTACAAGGATAAGTCGAGGTGTTACGAGTGCGGAGACGAAGGGCATCTTTCATATGAGTGCCCTAGGAATCAATTGGGTCCAAGGGAGAGACCACCGCCGCCTAAGAAAAGAGGGCGGCGgaaggaggaggaaggagaGGCTGAGGAAATTAGGGATTGGTCTGCTGCGCCGTCGTCGTCGTTGACTGTGGCTGAGGATGTATTTGAGGAGGACAATTGGGCTTCGGTGGTGGATAATGAAGCTGGAGAGAGGTTGAGAAtgagagaagcagaggaagaagaagagcggaggaagaagagaaaagacaaGACAGCTAGTTACTTTAGTGATGAGAGCGATGATGAAGATTAG